From Lagenorhynchus albirostris chromosome 10, mLagAlb1.1, whole genome shotgun sequence, the proteins below share one genomic window:
- the TRERF1 gene encoding transcriptional-regulating factor 1 isoform X10 → MGDQQLYKTNHVAHGGENLFYQQPPLGVHGGLNHNYGNTVPGAGMDAPQASPISPHFPQDTRDGLGLPVGSKTLGQVDTSRQGGWAGHAGPGNHVQLRGNLTNSNMMWGSPAQAEPTDGYQYTYSQASEIRTQKLTSGVLHKLDSFTQVFANQNLRIQVNNMAQVLHTQSAVMDGAPESALRQLLSQKPMEPPAPALPSRYQQVPQQPHPGFTGGLSKPALQVGPHPGQGHPYYDYQQPLAQMPVQGGQSLQAPQMLSQHMQQLQQHQYYPQQQQQQAGQPRMSAQEMQPPPQQICPAQPQQLQQRQGSMQIPQYYQSSPMMQHLPESRQPQMHLQPPSYHRDPHQYTPEQAHAVQLIQLGSVPQYYYQEPQQPYGHPIYQQSHLPQHQQPEDGQPKTYPSDRQAQAMLSSHGDLGPPDTGMGDAASSDLNRVSSVLPHRPLLSPSGIHLNNMGPQHQQPSPSAVWPQMHLPDGRAQPGSPDSSGQPKGVFGEQFDAKNKLTCSICLKEFKSLPALNGHMRSHGGMRASPSLKQEEGEKASAPPPQPPLPPPPPPPPQLPPEAESLTPMVMPVSVPVKLLPPKPSSQGFANSVAAAPSARDKPASSMSDDEMPVLVRMTLSPPHSPQGAAPHPPAEIPKKHQPGLAKAEEALKTAPEKKKFRHRPEPLFIPPPPSYTPNLAASHSGATLYQSQLRSPRVLGDHLLLDPAHELPPYTPPPMLSPVRQGSGLFSNVLISGHGAGAHPQLPLTPLTPTPRVLLCRPNSIDGSNVTVTPGPGEQTVDVEPRINIGLRFQAEIPELQDVSALAQDTHKATLVWKPWPELENHDFQQRVENLLNLCCSSALPGGGTNSEFALHSLFEAKGDVMAALEMLLLRKPVRLKCHPLANYHYAGSDKWTSLERKLFNKALATYNKDFIFVQKMVKSKTVAQCVEYYYTWKKIMRLGRKHRTRLSEIIDDCVAEEEAKVGSAEEARGKCWP, encoded by the exons ATGGGGGATCAGCAACTGTACAAGACCAATCACGTGGCCCACGGTGGTGAGAACCTTTTCTACCAACAGCCACCACTTGGCGTCCACGGTGGGCTGAACCACAACTATGGGAATACAGTCCCCGGGGCTGGAATGGATGCCCCTCAGGCATCACCCATCTCCCCCCACTTCCCTCAAGACACTCGGGATGGTCTGGGCTTGCCTGTTGGCTCCAAAACGCTTGGCCAAGTGGACACCTCAaggcagggagggtgggcaggccATGCAGGGCCTGGAAACCATGTCCAGCTACGTGGCAACCTGACCAACTCGAACATGATGTGGGGATCTCCAGCCCAGGCGGAGCCCACCGATGGCTACCAGTACACCTACTCCCAGGCCAGCGAGATCCGGACCCAGAAGCTCACCAGCGGTGTCCTGCACAAGCTAGACTCTTTCACCCAGGTGTTTGCCAACCAGAACCTGCGAATTCAGGTCAACAATATGGCCCAGGTGCTGCACACCCAGTCAGCGGTGATGGACGGAGCCCCTGAAAGCGCCCTCCGCCAGTTGCTGTCCCAGAAGCCCATGGAGCCCCCAGCACCGGCTCTCCCTTCCCGCTACCAGCAGGTGCCCCAGCAGCCTCACCCTGGTTTCACTGGCGGGCTGTCCAAACCAGCCCTTCAGGTTGGGCCACACCCAGGCCAAGGGCACCCGTATTATGACTACCAGCAGCCACTGGCCCAGATGCCAGTGCAGGGAGGACAGTCACTGCAGGCCCCCCAGATGCTGTCCCAGCACatgcagcagctgcagcagcaccaGTATTAcccgcagcagcagcagcagcaagccGGGCAGCCGCGGATGTCAGCGCAAGAAATGCAGCCGCCGCCGCAGCAGATTTGCCCAGCGCAGccccagcagctgcagcagcggCAGGGTTCGATGCAGATACCTCAGTATTACCAGTCCTCACCCATGATGCAGCATTTGCCAGAGTCGCGGCAGCCACAGATGCACCTGCAGCCCCCTTCTTATCACAGGGACCCCCACCAGTACACCCCGGAGCAGGCGCACGCTGTCCAGCTGATTCAGCTGGGCTCCGTGCCCCAGTACTACTACCAGGAGCCCCAGCAGCCCTACGGCCACCCCATTTACCAGCAGAGCCACCTGCCCCAGCACCAGCAGCCTGAGGACGGTCAGCCCAAGACTTATCCAAGCGACAGGCAGGCCCAGGCCATGCTGAGCTCCCATGGGGACCTGGGGCCTCCAGATACAGGAATGGGTGACGCAGCAAGCTCGGACCTGAACCGGGTCAGCAGTGTGCTCCCCCACCGGCCGCTCCTGTCCCCCAGTGGCATCCACCTCAACAACATGGGGCCTCAGCACCAGCAGCCGTCTCCCAGTGCCGTGTGGCCCCAG ATGCACCTACCTGATGGCAGAGCCCAGCCAGGGTCCCCTGACTCAAG TGGCCAACCAAAAGGAGTGTTTGGGGAGCAGTTTGATGCCAAGAACAAGCTGACATGCTCCATCTGCCTGAAGGAGTTCAAGAGTCTGCCTGCCCTGAACGGCCACATGCGGTCCCACGGGGGGATGAGGGCCTCCCCCAGCCTCAAACAG gaggaaggagagaaggcctCGGCGCCTCCGCCTCAGCCGCCActgccgcctccgcctccgccgccACCGCAGCTCCCACCCGAGGCGGAAAGCCTCACGCCTATGGTCATGCCCGTGTCTGTCCCTGTCAAGCTTCTCCCGCCCAAGCCCAGCTCTCAGGGCTTCGCCAACAGCGTCGCTGCCGCCCCCTCAGCCAGAGACAAGCCAGCCAGCTCGATGTCGGACGACGAGATGCCCGTGCTCGTGAGGATGACCCTCTCTCCCCCACACTCACCCCAAGGGGCTGCCCCCCACCCGCCTGCT GAAATTCCCAAGAAGCATCAGCCAGGCTTGGCCAAAGCTGAGGAAGCCCTCAAGACCGCGCCGGAGAAGAAAAAGTTCCGGCACCGGCCGGAGCCGCTCTTCATCCCGCCTCCGCCCTCCTACACGCCCAACCTCGCCGCCTCGCACTCTGGCGCCACCCTGTACCAGAGCCAGCTGCGCTCCCCGCGCGTCCTGGGCGACCACTTGCTCCTCGACCCCGCCCACGAGCTGCCCCCCTACACGCCCCCGCCCATGCTCAGCCCGGTGCGCCAGGGTTCGGGGCTCTTCAGCAACGTGCTCATCTCCGGCCACGGCGCCGGCGCGCATCCGCAGCTGCCCCTCACGCCCCTCACGCCCACGCCTCGCGTGCTGCTCTGCCGCCCCA ACAGCATCGATGGCAGCAACGTGACAGTCACCCCAGGGCCTGGAGAGCAGACCGTTGATGTCGAACC ACGCATCAACATTGGCTTGAGATTCCAAGCGGAGATCCCGGAACTCCAGGATGTCTCTGCCCTGGCCCAGGACACACACAAGGCCACACTGGTATGGAAGCCCTGGCCAGAGCTGGAAAACCACGACTTCCAGCAAAGAG TGGAGAATCTCCTGAATTTGTGCTGTTCAAGTGCGTTGCCAGGTGGAGGGACCAATTCTGAATTTGCTTTGCACTCTCTCTTCGAGGCCAAAGGTGATGTGATG GCTGCTCTGGAAATGCTGCTGCTGCGGAAGCCAGTCAGGTTAAAATGTCACCCTTTAGCAAATTACCACTATGCCG